CGTGAGACAAAATTTCCTGTCAAGGACCTAGTTGAACGGGCTGAGATTTTGGAGTGCCTAAAAGAGGTTAGGGACATAGAAACCTTACAGCGATTTTGTAGATATATGGAAGCCCTTGTTGCGTATTTCAAATATGAAGGAGGAAAAGATCGATGACATTGGCTAAGTTAAGAATTTCAGCAACCTTGCTTGTTGAGACGGGGTTACATATTGGGGCAAGTAATGCTTTTGCTGCTATTGGTGCAACGGACTCTCCTGTTATAAAAGATGCGGTAACAAACTTGCCGATTATTCCAGGTTCTAGTTTGAAAGGGAAAATTCGGAGCCTACTCTCAAAAACATCTTACAATACCAATACGACTAAGGATTTAGGAAACGATAGTGCCATTATTAGTCGAAATTTCGGTAATTCGAAGTCGAAGGAATATAAGATTGGACGGATGCTTTTTAGAGATGCATTCTTGATCAATAAAGATGATTTGGAACGAAGAGGGGTTCGTACCTACACAGAAGTGAAATTTGAAAATACTATTGATCGAATCACTGCAGAAGCCAATCCTCGTCAAATTGAGCGTGTGATTCGTGATAGTGAATTTGGTTTTGAATTGATTTATGAAGTCAATCATCAGTCTGAGCAAGAGATTGTAGAAGATATGCAGTTGCTACGTGACGGTCTGCTTTTGTTAGAAATGGATTATCTGGGAGGATCAGGTAGTCGTGGATATGGTAAGGTAGCCTTTAAAGATTTGACAGTTGATCTTGTTTTTGGAGAGTGTGATGTTGAAAGGATTCAAGACCTCTTGACCAAGGAGGTTTAGTATGGCCTACAAACTCTATAAAATGACCTTCCAGTCAGCCCATTTTGGTGAAGGGAGCTTGGAAGAATCTTCTCTACATTTTTCTGCGGCTAGGTTGTTTTCAGCTCTGGTTTTAGAATCGATTAAGTTGGGAAAATATGATCAATTTATACAACTGGCAGAAAGGGATGATTTTGTCCTAACAGATGCATTTCCTTATCAATTTAGTCCTTTTTTACCTAAACCGATTGGTTATCCTCTTAGAGAAAAACTGGACCCATCTCGTTCAGTCTTGGAAGTTCGTCAAGAAGCTAAACGCAATAAAAAATTAGCCTTCATTGAACTGGAAGCCTACTCAGATTATCTGCAAGGTGAGAGTTTAGAGGATTTTCGTTATGGGCATCATGTCTATATGACAAAGAATAATCCTTCAGCGGAGGGGGCTTTGTATCAAGTGGGTGTCATGACCTATGAGCCGGATACTAGCCTTTATGTCATTGCCAATCAAGATGTCTTATTGGATGAGCTATGGATGAGCCTACAATTTTCAGGACTAGGTGGGAAACGTTCTGCTGGATATGGTCGTTTTGTACTTGAAATCGAGGATATACCACAGGAATTGGGAGCAAGATTGACGAGACAGTCAAATGAACCGGTTGTTTTATTGACTTCAGCTCTACCAATCGATGAGGATCTTGAACAGGCGATGTCGAGTGGAAACTATTTGATAAAACCTTGTACTGGCTTTGCTTTTAGCCAATCTACAGAAGAGAATTATCGGAAGCAGGATATCTATACCTTTAAGGCTGGTTCAACCTTTGCAGGAACCTTTAGAGGGGCAATTTATGATGTGCGACCACTTGACTTCCCACACCCAGTTCATCATTTTGCCAAGCCTTTGTTTTATAGATTGGAGGAAGTATGATAGAAATCGGATATAAGAAATTTCACTTGATTTTGACAACACTTGCTCCAGTTCATATTGGTAGTGGAGGCAAGTATTCTGCTAAAGAATTTATTTTTGAAAGAGGTTCAGATGGAAATAGTTACTATTTTCCTGATATGGGGCAGCTCTATTCTTACTTAGTCAAACGTCAGTTGGACGAAGCTTTTGAACGTTTTTTAATTGATCATCATAATCGTTCCAAGCGTCTGATAGATTTTCTGGCAGATAAGAAGTTAACCGTTCAGGACTGGGGTGGCTATCGCCTGCCTGCGACAGGTTTTGAACATGATACAGCGACAGCTGGTAAGTTAAATGACATCTCAATTTTTGTTCGAGATGGTTTGGGGCGTCCTTATATTCCTGGAAGTTCACTAAAGGGAGCTATTCGCACGATTTTGATGAATACACATTGGAAAAACAAGGATTTCGTTTCTAGCTTTAGCGGAAAAGAGAAGGAAAATAAAACAGTCATTCCATGGGGAGCAAAGAAGGGGAAGGCATTTGACGATGTGTTCAATTCGATTCGAGTCAGTGATAGTAGCTTGCTCAAAAATGAAGATTTGATATTGGTACAGAAATGGGACTACTCTGTTGATAAACAGTCAGCTAAGCCTTTGCCAGTATTCCGTGAGGCTATTGCTCCTTTGAAAAAAATTGAATTTGAAATCACTACGACCAGCCAAGAAGCTTACGAGTTGATTTCAGGTTTGACCAATTTTTCACAGGAATGGTATAGACTTTACACTAGTTTCTATCTCAAGGACCGAACCAGGAAAGGGAATCTTGTTCCCGACCGCTACCAACAAGATAATCTTCAATACCCGATCTACCTGGGTGCAGGGGCGGGTGTATGGACCAAGACTGTCATGAAACAGGCAAATGGGATTGTACAAAAACGGTATAGCAGATTGAAGACGAAAATGGTCGGTAAGGGCGTTTTGAAACTAACCAAGACCAAAGGTAAGACTGTTAGAATGAAATCGGGTGTCTCTAGAAAACTGATCAAAAATGAAGATTCCTACTTTGAAATGGGTAAGGCTTGTTTTCTATTGAAGGAGGTTTTATGAAAGTATTGATTTCGTCTGTTGGTAATACAGATCCTATTCGCGGACAACATGATGGTCCCTTATTGCATTTGGCTCGTATATTGAGGCCAGAAAAGATTATTCTAATCTATTCTGAGACTTTGATACAACGGCATGAACGTATCCAGACAGCACTTTTATCTATTGCTGACTATCAACCTATCATAGAGGTTTCTCCCGATTTATTGCCCAGTTCTGAAATAGCTATCTTTGATAAGATGTTTGCTAGAATGTCTGCTATTATTGATAAATGCGTGAAAGAGTTAGAGGATGATAGTCAAATTTTTCTCAATCTTTCCAGCGGAACGGCTCAAATCATTTCGAGCCTCTTTGCTCTAAATCGTATCAAGAGTACTAATTTTGCTGCCTATCAGGTCTTATCTCCGAACTATGGTTCTAATGAAAAAACGAGCTTTACAAGCGATGTTCCTATTGAGGAGCTGATAGCGACTAACCGTGACAATGTGCCTAGTCCAGAAAACCGTACTCGACCGGACCAAGCTGTTAAGTTTCAAGAAAGTCTAGGTAAGAGACAAGTCTTACAACATATCCAATCTTTTGATTTTCAAGCGGCTTATGCCATGATGTTGCAAAAGCAGACTCGAAACTGGTTTTCTAAGACAGTTCGCTCTAAAATCAATCGGATTTTAGAAAACTACGATCAGGCCATCAAGTTTCAAATGCCTTTAGACTTACCATATGATTCAGAGCTGAATAAGATTTTAACTTCTTATTTATTAATTGATTTGAGTATTCGCAGGGAGTTGATTACGGATGTCTTGATCAAATCCAAGTCCCTGGCAGAGTATATGTTGGAATCCTATATTGAACAGAAGTATCCAGAACTAGTGGTTAAACTAAATGGATTTCCAAAAGTCAACCACAATCACCCCTTGGCTGAGGAAGTGAATGACTATATTGCTGAGCAAATGAGATTGGATTTAAAAGAAAAGTACGATCCTTCTCGGCCATATAATCCACAGTCAACTTTGAACATTGTTTCCTTCAAAAATATAATTGATTGCCTAGAGCCTAGTAATGACATAACGCCACTTGTTTCAACAATTATTGCAAAGAATGGTCTACGAAATAAGTTGGCTCATGGGTTGGAACCTATCAATAGCAAGGAACTAAATAGAAGTCAGTTGAAGCAAATCGGTTCAAGCTTGGCAGCCATGTTAAATCACATTTATCCTATTGATCATCATGATTTTGATTACCATGTAAACAATGTGGAGAAATTGCAAGCATTGGTGAATAGCTAATCCAAGGTATTGTTATCGTCGTAGCTGTGGCACTGGATATCCGTAAGACATTGGTTAAAAAATAAGAAATGATTAGCAGCCAGACAAGAATTAGAAGCACTCTATAAGTTTTTCTTATAATTACGAAATCTATAAGATATTGTTATATAAAATTAGATGGAACCGCTTGAATTTTTTGATATATGTTTATATAATGATGGTGTAATTATTGAGTGGGATTGGGCAACAAATCATCTTTGTTTAATCAATTCAGCTCAGTAGTCAACGATTGTATGTGGAGATTGAATTCATATACTGAATTTTCGATTATAGAAAAAGGAAGGTGACTAATATGTCAACAAAGAAATCATATCTTTTGAGAAAAACCTCTATTGGTTTGGTATCATTGGCAACTCTTGCGCTAGTGGGAACGACTGTATCTGCTAATGAGATTGGTGTTGCTTCTGCGCATGGTACGGGTGCTTATGCTGACCCAATCCCATCCTTCAATATCAATACGGGTGAATTAACAGCAAAAGGCAGCAGTGTGTTGAACTCTGACTATAAACCAGCTTTGGACCCAAGTACAGTAGAGATTACCAAGCATGGTGAGGGTGCTGTGGCAGAAGTGCCAGAAGTAAAACTTGGTTTTGACAATGGGGAACCTTATGTTTATGCACATGGTGAAGGTGTGACAGCAACAGCAGAACTTCCAGCCTTGGATCCAAGTACAGTAGACATCACAAAACATGGCGAAGGTGTGACTGCACCTGAATTGAATGAAGTAGCGGTTGCCTTGGATGAAAATGGTTTGTACTTTACAAATAAACCGGTTGAAGCACCTACAGCAGAAGCACTACCAGAAGTACAAATCGGTGGTAAAGATGGAGATTTCTATCTTTATGCTAAAGGTACAGGCGTGACAACAGAACTTCCAACTATTGATCCTTCAACACTTGAAGGTGCTGCTGAAACTGCAAAGGGTACAGGTGTTACCGCCCCAGCTTTACCTGAAGGTGAATTACCAGCTTTGGAAACTGCCAAAGGTGAAAGCGTTAAGGCAGTAGCTTTACCAAAGATTGATCCTGCAACAGTTAAAGCAACTGAAACAAAAGCAGCAGAGAAGAAAGCAACTGAAACAAGAGCAGCAGAGAAGAAAGCAACTTCAACTGCATCAGAAAAACTTCCAGAAACTGGTGAAGTGATGACAGTTCTTTCGCTTGTAGGTGGTCTAGGTCTTCTTGGCTCAGCAGCCTTGCTCAAGAAAAGAAAATAATCTACATACAAAAAGGACCTAAATGGTCCTTTTTGTTTCCCTTTATTTTCAGGAAAATAAGAAAAGTTTTGCGCCAATTTCCAAAAAAATTACATAAAGAAAATGATAAAAAATTGAAAAAATATGGGGGGTATAATAACTGTAATCATTGCATTTATAGGGTGATGGTTAGGATAAGAGCCACGGATAATGGTGAAACATTATCTTAACTTTATTTTAAATGTAGATTATATATAAGGGAAGGTGACATTATGTCAACAAAGAAAACATATCTTTTAAGAAAATCCTCTATTGGTTTGGTATCATTGGCAGCTCTTGCGCTTGTAGGAACAACTGTATGAGCTAATAAGATTGGTATAGCAACTGCACATGGTACAGGTGCTTATGCAGACCCAATCCCAACTTTCAATAGTTGGTAATACTTTTTGAAATTAAACATATCTGTAGTCACCTTACCTTGCTGAACTCAGGTCGACCCTAGGCTCCCATTGATTTTCATTGAGCATAACATAGCCGATTTCCTCACAAGTGCGCTAGTCTTCTAAAGAACAGGTAGCTATCGTTGACTTGCTCCGGTCTTTATTTCGATGGAGAGCGAAATGGAGAACAATAGAAAAAGACAAACACTGTAAGTAAGATGTTTGTCTTCTTCTCGGAAAGGGATGCACGAATATTCCTTTAAGTTTGTTAGAGAATAGGGTAATAAACCTTGTGGTTACTCAACCTTATCCAAGGTTGCATATACCTGAGGTTCTGATACCAGGTCGTACACGGCTTCTACAGATGGGTCAAAAGGATTTCCCCACATAATGACCTTGTATTGTCCATCCTCTAGGATGAAACCTGGTGCAATACGTCCGCCGAGGCCAGTTACTCCTGGTAGAAGGGCAGAACCTTCACCATCAGCTCCACGGATTAGGTAGTGGTTTGGAGCATATTCGACTAGGTCTGTAATTTGAGCTGTGTAGGTCTGGATGAGGTGTTCTCCTTCCTCATCTTCACTAAGTCGAAAATCTTCATAAGTAGTAAAGGTGCCGTCTGCGCTGATAGTTACTTCAACATTGCGTGCTTGCTGGCTACTTCCTTGCCATTTTCCAACTAGGTCGTCGGGGATATTAGTAGCTGGCAAAGTTAGTAGCTGAGTGTGAGTTGTTTCGGCACTTATAACACTTTCTTGGGCTTGAGAGCTTTGGCTCTCTTGATTTTCCTGACTTCCCTGACTTCCCTCAGTTTGTTGGCTTGCATCTGTCGAAGAGCTAGTTTCACTCGCCTTTTCTACAGAGCTAGAATTTTCAGCCGTACTGGTCTGCTTGGTACTTGCTTGGGTCGTTTTACTGGTGGCTGCTTCTGTCTGGCTTTCTTGTTTTTTTGCTGAACAAGCTGTCAATAGACAGGTTACAGAAAGCAACAATACTGAGTAGTTGAATATCTTTTTCATTTGTT
The nucleotide sequence above comes from Streptococcus sp. 29887. Encoded proteins:
- the csm5 gene encoding type III-A CRISPR-associated RAMP protein Csm5 is translated as MEIGYKKFHLILTTLAPVHIGSGGKYSAKEFIFERGSDGNSYYFPDMGQLYSYLVKRQLDEAFERFLIDHHNRSKRLIDFLADKKLTVQDWGGYRLPATGFEHDTATAGKLNDISIFVRDGLGRPYIPGSSLKGAIRTILMNTHWKNKDFVSSFSGKEKENKTVIPWGAKKGKAFDDVFNSIRVSDSSLLKNEDLILVQKWDYSVDKQSAKPLPVFREAIAPLKKIEFEITTTSQEAYELISGLTNFSQEWYRLYTSFYLKDRTRKGNLVPDRYQQDNLQYPIYLGAGAGVWTKTVMKQANGIVQKRYSRLKTKMVGKGVLKLTKTKGKTVRMKSGVSRKLIKNEDSYFEMGKACFLLKEVL
- the csm3 gene encoding type III-A CRISPR-associated RAMP protein Csm3 produces the protein MTLAKLRISATLLVETGLHIGASNAFAAIGATDSPVIKDAVTNLPIIPGSSLKGKIRSLLSKTSYNTNTTKDLGNDSAIISRNFGNSKSKEYKIGRMLFRDAFLINKDDLERRGVRTYTEVKFENTIDRITAEANPRQIERVIRDSEFGFELIYEVNHQSEQEIVEDMQLLRDGLLLLEMDYLGGSGSRGYGKVAFKDLTVDLVFGECDVERIQDLLTKEV
- a CDS encoding LPXTG cell wall anchor domain-containing protein, which translates into the protein MSTKKSYLLRKTSIGLVSLATLALVGTTVSANEIGVASAHGTGAYADPIPSFNINTGELTAKGSSVLNSDYKPALDPSTVEITKHGEGAVAEVPEVKLGFDNGEPYVYAHGEGVTATAELPALDPSTVDITKHGEGVTAPELNEVAVALDENGLYFTNKPVEAPTAEALPEVQIGGKDGDFYLYAKGTGVTTELPTIDPSTLEGAAETAKGTGVTAPALPEGELPALETAKGESVKAVALPKIDPATVKATETKAAEKKATETRAAEKKATSTASEKLPETGEVMTVLSLVGGLGLLGSAALLKKRK
- the csm4 gene encoding type III-A CRISPR-associated RAMP protein Csm4, translating into MAYKLYKMTFQSAHFGEGSLEESSLHFSAARLFSALVLESIKLGKYDQFIQLAERDDFVLTDAFPYQFSPFLPKPIGYPLREKLDPSRSVLEVRQEAKRNKKLAFIELEAYSDYLQGESLEDFRYGHHVYMTKNNPSAEGALYQVGVMTYEPDTSLYVIANQDVLLDELWMSLQFSGLGGKRSAGYGRFVLEIEDIPQELGARLTRQSNEPVVLLTSALPIDEDLEQAMSSGNYLIKPCTGFAFSQSTEENYRKQDIYTFKAGSTFAGTFRGAIYDVRPLDFPHPVHHFAKPLFYRLEEV
- the csm6 gene encoding type III-A CRISPR-associated CARF protein Csm6, which gives rise to MKVLISSVGNTDPIRGQHDGPLLHLARILRPEKIILIYSETLIQRHERIQTALLSIADYQPIIEVSPDLLPSSEIAIFDKMFARMSAIIDKCVKELEDDSQIFLNLSSGTAQIISSLFALNRIKSTNFAAYQVLSPNYGSNEKTSFTSDVPIEELIATNRDNVPSPENRTRPDQAVKFQESLGKRQVLQHIQSFDFQAAYAMMLQKQTRNWFSKTVRSKINRILENYDQAIKFQMPLDLPYDSELNKILTSYLLIDLSIRRELITDVLIKSKSLAEYMLESYIEQKYPELVVKLNGFPKVNHNHPLAEEVNDYIAEQMRLDLKEKYDPSRPYNPQSTLNIVSFKNIIDCLEPSNDITPLVSTIIAKNGLRNKLAHGLEPINSKELNRSQLKQIGSSLAAMLNHIYPIDHHDFDYHVNNVEKLQALVNS